A section of the Phaseolus vulgaris cultivar G19833 chromosome 8, P. vulgaris v2.0, whole genome shotgun sequence genome encodes:
- the LOC137825941 gene encoding scopoletin glucosyltransferase-like isoform X1: MEGLFSEAESSSLKLYILPFPAPGHMNPQINLAQVLAFRGHHVTILTTPLNHQFIPKHLNVHTFNFPSDQAGLSSTLQNISSAEDNQTAYKIWKATHGLKPQIETFLQQNPPHVLISDIMFPWNFASTLNIPRVVFSPTPIFALCVAEAINNCHPQVLPSDSSLPFVVPGDLPHHVTLNFDPWTTSFRTMARCWLHAKEKNTAGVIVNTFAELEDGYSEYFQKLTGVKVWHVGELSLMLDYYHRRGSSSQKNHVSDKVGEHECLNWLSSKEAKSVVYICFGSLGGLSKEQYLEIARGMEASGQNFLLVLPKNVNDDGWVHGLEERMRENERGMVVRGWVPQGLILKHVAIGGFLTHCGANSVVEGICEGVPMMTMPRFGDHFLCEKLVTEVHGVGEPVGVWEWSMSPYDARRKVVGWERIESAVRKVMKDEGGFFTKRVHELKEKAHKAVQEGGSSYDHVTALLQSIKEMNV; the protein is encoded by the exons ATGGAAGGCTTATTTTCAGAGGCAGAATCAAGTTCTCTAAAGCTCTACATCCTTCCATTTCCAGCTCCGGGACACATGAACCCACAGATCAATCTGGCTCAAGTTTTAGCCTTTCGTGGCCACCATGTTACCATTCTCACCACCCCTTTAAACCATCAATTCATCCCAAAACATCTCAACGTTCATACCTTCAACTTCCCCTCCGACCAAGCTGGTCTTTCTTCTACCCTCCAGAACATATCCTCTGCAGAAGACAACCAAACCGCCTACAAGATATGGAAGGCCACACACGGTCTCAAACCCCAGATAGAAACCTTTCTGCAGCAAAACCCTCCTCATGTTTTGATTTCTGATATAATGTTTCCATGGAATTTCGCTTCCACACTCAACATCCCCAGAGTGGTTTTCAGCCCCACCCCCATCTTCGCTCTTTGCGTTGCTGAGGCGATCAACAATTGCCACCCCCAAGTGTTGCCTTCGGATTCTTCGCTTCCTTTTGTTGTCCCTGGTGATCTCCCCCACCATGTCACACTTAATTTTGACCCTTGGACAACCAGCTTTCGCACCATGGCTCGCTGTTGGCTACACGCCAAGGAAAAAAACACTGCTGGGGTTATTGTAAACACCTTTGCAGAGCTCGAAGATGGGTACAGTGAGTACTTCCAGAAGCTCACCGGCGTTAAAGTGTGGCACGTTGGCGAACTCTCCCTTATGCTGGATTATTACCACAGAAGAGGCTCGTCATCACAGAAGAATCATGTAAGCGACAAA GTTGGTGAGCATGAGTGCCTGAACTGGCTTAGCTCAAAGGAAGCGAAATCAGTGGTGTACATATGTTTTGGAAGCTTGGGTGGTCTGAGCAAGGAGCAATATTTGGAGATAGCAAGAGGGATGGAGGCCTCAGGGCAGAATTTCCTTCTTGTGCTTCCAAAGAATGTAAATGATGATGGGTGGGTGCATGGGTTGGAAGAAAGGATGAGGGAAAATGAGAGAGGGATGGTAGTGAGAGGTTGGGTTCCACAGGGTTTGATATTGAAGCATGTTGCGATTGGAGGGTTCCTAACACATTGTGGAGCTAATTCAGTGGTGGAGGGGATTTGTGAGGGGGTGCCTATGATGACCATGCCTAGGTTTGGTGACCATTTTCTGTGTGAGAAGTTGGTGACTGAGGTGCATGGGGTTGGGGAGCCTGTGGGGGTTTGGGAATGGAGCATGTCACCCTATGATGCGAGGAGGAAGGTGGTGGGCTGGGAAAGAATTGAGAGTGCTGTGAGGAAGGTGATGAAGGATGAAGGAGGTTTCTTCACAAAACGAGTGCATGAATTAAAGGAAAAAGCACACAAAGCTGTTCAAGAAGGTGGATCCTCTTATGATCATGTCACAGCCCTTCTTCAATCAATCAAAGAGATGAATGTTTGA
- the LOC137825941 gene encoding scopoletin glucosyltransferase-like isoform X2 encodes MEGLFSEAESSSLKLYILPFPAPGHMNPQINLAQVLAFRGHHVTILTTPLNHQFIPKHLNVHTFNFPSDQAGLSSTLQNISSAEDNQTAYKIWKATHGLKPQIETFLQQNPPHVLISDIMFPWNFASTLNIPRVVFSPTPIFALCVAEAINNCHPQVLPSDSSLPFVVPGDLPHHVTLNFDPWTTSFRTMARCWLHAKEKNTAGVIVNTFAELEDGYSEYFQKLTGVKVWHVGELSLMLDYYHRRGSSSQKNHVGEHECLNWLSSKEAKSVVYICFGSLGGLSKEQYLEIARGMEASGQNFLLVLPKNVNDDGWVHGLEERMRENERGMVVRGWVPQGLILKHVAIGGFLTHCGANSVVEGICEGVPMMTMPRFGDHFLCEKLVTEVHGVGEPVGVWEWSMSPYDARRKVVGWERIESAVRKVMKDEGGFFTKRVHELKEKAHKAVQEGGSSYDHVTALLQSIKEMNV; translated from the exons ATGGAAGGCTTATTTTCAGAGGCAGAATCAAGTTCTCTAAAGCTCTACATCCTTCCATTTCCAGCTCCGGGACACATGAACCCACAGATCAATCTGGCTCAAGTTTTAGCCTTTCGTGGCCACCATGTTACCATTCTCACCACCCCTTTAAACCATCAATTCATCCCAAAACATCTCAACGTTCATACCTTCAACTTCCCCTCCGACCAAGCTGGTCTTTCTTCTACCCTCCAGAACATATCCTCTGCAGAAGACAACCAAACCGCCTACAAGATATGGAAGGCCACACACGGTCTCAAACCCCAGATAGAAACCTTTCTGCAGCAAAACCCTCCTCATGTTTTGATTTCTGATATAATGTTTCCATGGAATTTCGCTTCCACACTCAACATCCCCAGAGTGGTTTTCAGCCCCACCCCCATCTTCGCTCTTTGCGTTGCTGAGGCGATCAACAATTGCCACCCCCAAGTGTTGCCTTCGGATTCTTCGCTTCCTTTTGTTGTCCCTGGTGATCTCCCCCACCATGTCACACTTAATTTTGACCCTTGGACAACCAGCTTTCGCACCATGGCTCGCTGTTGGCTACACGCCAAGGAAAAAAACACTGCTGGGGTTATTGTAAACACCTTTGCAGAGCTCGAAGATGGGTACAGTGAGTACTTCCAGAAGCTCACCGGCGTTAAAGTGTGGCACGTTGGCGAACTCTCCCTTATGCTGGATTATTACCACAGAAGAGGCTCGTCATCACAGAAGAATCAT GTTGGTGAGCATGAGTGCCTGAACTGGCTTAGCTCAAAGGAAGCGAAATCAGTGGTGTACATATGTTTTGGAAGCTTGGGTGGTCTGAGCAAGGAGCAATATTTGGAGATAGCAAGAGGGATGGAGGCCTCAGGGCAGAATTTCCTTCTTGTGCTTCCAAAGAATGTAAATGATGATGGGTGGGTGCATGGGTTGGAAGAAAGGATGAGGGAAAATGAGAGAGGGATGGTAGTGAGAGGTTGGGTTCCACAGGGTTTGATATTGAAGCATGTTGCGATTGGAGGGTTCCTAACACATTGTGGAGCTAATTCAGTGGTGGAGGGGATTTGTGAGGGGGTGCCTATGATGACCATGCCTAGGTTTGGTGACCATTTTCTGTGTGAGAAGTTGGTGACTGAGGTGCATGGGGTTGGGGAGCCTGTGGGGGTTTGGGAATGGAGCATGTCACCCTATGATGCGAGGAGGAAGGTGGTGGGCTGGGAAAGAATTGAGAGTGCTGTGAGGAAGGTGATGAAGGATGAAGGAGGTTTCTTCACAAAACGAGTGCATGAATTAAAGGAAAAAGCACACAAAGCTGTTCAAGAAGGTGGATCCTCTTATGATCATGTCACAGCCCTTCTTCAATCAATCAAAGAGATGAATGTTTGA